Proteins from a genomic interval of Zingiber officinale cultivar Zhangliang chromosome 2A, Zo_v1.1, whole genome shotgun sequence:
- the LOC122042111 gene encoding protein spinster homolog 3-like gives MKLGTAEQRTLVLVNLAAIMERADEALLPSVYKEVGAALHASPTGLGSLTLFRSIVQSACYPLAAYLATRHNRTHVIALGALLWAIATFLVALSNTFLQVAISRGLNGIGLALVTPAIQSLVADSTNDTTRGTAFGWLQLTGNFGSIIGGFLSLSLASTTVMGIAGWRVAFHIVGIISVVVGVLIRLFAVDPHFIDDPKPASDHLSRKTTWAEVLDLLEDAKGIVKVPSFQIIVAQGVTGSFPWSALSFAPMWLELIGFSHRGTGILMGVFIVASALGGLLGGAMGDFFAGRFPNSGRIVLSQISSASAIPLAALLMLVLPDDPSTGVVHGLVMFIMGLSISWNAPATNNPIFAEIVPEKSRTSIYALDRSLESVLSSFAPPTVGILAERVYGYRPVANGRSNNSIEGDSANAASLAKALYTSIAIPMTLCCFIYSFLYCTYPRDRGRARMDSVIASELEQIELDNAQEMFREFSEVQLSEIEMNENQRSVIDIVYEDEDTDDSDERTLLAH, from the exons ATGAAGCTCGGGACGGCGGAGCAGCGGACGCTGGTCCTGGTGAACCTGGCTGCGATCATGGAGCGAGCCGACGAGGCGCTCCTTCCGTCGGTGTACAAGGAGGTGGGCGCGGCGCTGCACGCCTCGCCCACCGGCCTCGGCTCCCTCACCCTCTTCCGATCCATCGTCCAGTCCGCCTGCTACCCCCTCGCGGCGTACCTGGCCACCCGCCACAACCGCACCCACGTCATAGCGCTCGGAGCTTTGCTTTGGGCGATCGCCACCTTCCTCGTCGCCCTCTCCAACACCTTCCTCCAG GTAGCAATTTCCAGAGGCTTGAATGGAATTGGATTAGCACTTGTGACCCCAGCAATTCAATCCCTTGTTGCCGACTCCACCAATGACACCACCCGTGGTACAGCTTTCGGATGGCTACAGCTGACCGGCAATTTCGGTTCTATCATCGGAGGCTTCCTATCTCTGTCGTTGGCTTCCACTACCGTAATGGGAATCGCTGGTTGGAGAGTTGCATTTCACATTGTCGGTATCATAAGCGTGGTTGTTGGAGTACTCATCCGGCTCTTCGCAGTTGACCCTCATTTCATCGACGATCCCAAGCCGGCCAGTGATCATCTCTCAAGGAAGACGACTTGGGCAGAAGTCCTAGATTTGCTCGAAGATGCGAAGGGTATCGTAAAGGTCCCGTCGTTTCAGATAATCGTGGCGCAGGGAGTGACCGGTTCCTTTCCCTGGTCGGCATTATCTTTCGCACCGATGTGGTTGGAACTCATCGGTTTCTCTCACAGGGGCACTGGAATTCTCATGGGCGTGTTCATCGTTGCAAGTGCACTTGGAGGGCTGTTAGGCGGGGCAATGGGGGACTTCTTCGCCGGTCGTTTCCCTAACTCCGGGAGAATAGTTCTGTCTCAGATCAGTTCTGCCTCTGCAATTCCACTTGCAGCCTTGTTGATGCTGGTCTTGCCAGATGATCCATCCACGGGAGTGGTACACGGCCTCGTCATGTTCATCATGGGCTTAAGCATCTCTTGGAATGCCCCGGCGACAAACAA CCCTATATTTGCAGAGATAGTGCCTGagaaatcaagaacaagtatATATGCACTCGATCGATCTTTAGAGTCTGTTCTTTCATCGTTTGCCCCTCCTACCGTCGGCATTTTGGCTGAGCGTGTCTACGGCTACCGGCCAGTGGCCAATGGACGAAGCAACAATAGTATCGAGGGAGACAGTGCAAATGCTGCATCTCTAGCCAAGGCACTTTACACATCGATAGCGATTCCTATGACGCTCTGCTGCTTCATCTATTCGTTCCTCTACTGTACGTATCCGAGAGACAGAGGCAGGGCGCGAATGGATTCGGTGATAGCATCGGAACTGGAACAGATCGAGTTGGATAATGCTCAGGAAATGTTCAGAGAGTTTTCTGAGGTTCAGCTCTCTGAAATTGAGATGAATGAGAACCAGAGAAGTGTGATTGATATTGTTTATGAGGATGAAGACACTGATGACAGCGATGAGCGAACACTACTCGCCCACTAA
- the LOC122042112 gene encoding TLD domain-containing protein 2-like isoform X2, which produces MGCLPSFRSKAANLAVVPWEKDLTTVDPKKECEVPDGPDTSPFTACLISFLSSSKSSNHPTGDQNKTESSGRISLFTRGRRILGKAINKAAKIIGLRQSSETKGEHRSVSVTKHDNTYSELPDMSEKSMLLSDNIRAALYFSLPALVKGTNWVLLYSTWRHGISLSTLYRRSALCPGYSLLVVGDRRGAVFGGLVEAPLQPTNRRKYQGTSSSFVFTDLSGTPVIFRATGRNSYFTLCSSDSLALGGGGHFALFLDGDLLNGSSSSSDTFGNSCLAHTEEFEVKEIELWGFVYASKYDEMVELCRSKKARSSQMVN; this is translated from the exons ATGGGATGCCTGCCATCGTTCAGAAGCAAAGCAGCAAACTTGGCCGTCGTCCCTTGG gaAAAGGATTTGACAACAGTAGATCCTAAGAAGGAATGTGAAGTTCCTGATGGACCTGATACATCACCTTTTACTGCATGCTTAATCTCTTTCTTGTCATCTTCAAAGTCAAGTAATCATCCTACTGGAGATCAAAATAAGACTGAAAGTAGTGGAAGGATATCTTTGTTTACTAGAGGCAGGAGAATACTTGGAAAAGCTATCAACAAGGCTGCCAAAATAATTGGATTGAGACAGAGTTCAGAAACCAAAGGCGAACACAGATCAGTTTCGGTCACAAAGCATGATAATACATATTCTGAACTGCCAGACATGTCTGAAAAATCAATGCTTCTGTCGGATAATATTCGTGCTGCCCTCTACTTCTCACTGCCAGCATTAGTTAAAGGGACAAATTGGGTGCTGCTATACAG CACATGGAGACATGGGATTTCTTTATCGACTCTTTATAGAAGAAGTGCACTTTGTCCTGGCTATTCTCTCTTG GTTGTTGGCGATAGAAGAGGTGCTGTTTTTGGTGGACTAGTTGAAGCACCACTGCAACCGACCAATCGTAGAAAGTATCAG GGAACAAGTAGCAGCTTTGTTTTCACTGATCTATCTGGAACTCCTGTAATATTCCGAGCTACAG GTAGGAATAGCTATTtcacactttgttcatcagattCCTTGGCACTGGGCGGTGGCGGCCACTTCGCACTATTCTTGGATGGAGATCT GTTGAATGGATCGAGTTCTTCTTCAGATACTTTCGGCAATTCCTGTCTCGCCCACACAGAAGAGTTTGAAGTAAAGGAGATTGAG TTGTGGGGTTTTGTCTATGCTTCCAAGTACGACGAGATGGTGGAACTGTGTCGATCCAAAAAAGCCAGGAGTTCTCAGATGGTGAACTAA
- the LOC122042112 gene encoding TLD domain-containing protein 2-like isoform X1 produces MGCLPSFRSKAANLAVVPWVSTNSTFSEEKDLTTVDPKKECEVPDGPDTSPFTACLISFLSSSKSSNHPTGDQNKTESSGRISLFTRGRRILGKAINKAAKIIGLRQSSETKGEHRSVSVTKHDNTYSELPDMSEKSMLLSDNIRAALYFSLPALVKGTNWVLLYSTWRHGISLSTLYRRSALCPGYSLLVVGDRRGAVFGGLVEAPLQPTNRRKYQGTSSSFVFTDLSGTPVIFRATGRNSYFTLCSSDSLALGGGGHFALFLDGDLLNGSSSSSDTFGNSCLAHTEEFEVKEIELWGFVYASKYDEMVELCRSKKARSSQMVN; encoded by the exons ATGGGATGCCTGCCATCGTTCAGAAGCAAAGCAGCAAACTTGGCCGTCGTCCCTTGGGTAAGCACTAACTCAACATTTTCTGAG gaAAAGGATTTGACAACAGTAGATCCTAAGAAGGAATGTGAAGTTCCTGATGGACCTGATACATCACCTTTTACTGCATGCTTAATCTCTTTCTTGTCATCTTCAAAGTCAAGTAATCATCCTACTGGAGATCAAAATAAGACTGAAAGTAGTGGAAGGATATCTTTGTTTACTAGAGGCAGGAGAATACTTGGAAAAGCTATCAACAAGGCTGCCAAAATAATTGGATTGAGACAGAGTTCAGAAACCAAAGGCGAACACAGATCAGTTTCGGTCACAAAGCATGATAATACATATTCTGAACTGCCAGACATGTCTGAAAAATCAATGCTTCTGTCGGATAATATTCGTGCTGCCCTCTACTTCTCACTGCCAGCATTAGTTAAAGGGACAAATTGGGTGCTGCTATACAG CACATGGAGACATGGGATTTCTTTATCGACTCTTTATAGAAGAAGTGCACTTTGTCCTGGCTATTCTCTCTTG GTTGTTGGCGATAGAAGAGGTGCTGTTTTTGGTGGACTAGTTGAAGCACCACTGCAACCGACCAATCGTAGAAAGTATCAG GGAACAAGTAGCAGCTTTGTTTTCACTGATCTATCTGGAACTCCTGTAATATTCCGAGCTACAG GTAGGAATAGCTATTtcacactttgttcatcagattCCTTGGCACTGGGCGGTGGCGGCCACTTCGCACTATTCTTGGATGGAGATCT GTTGAATGGATCGAGTTCTTCTTCAGATACTTTCGGCAATTCCTGTCTCGCCCACACAGAAGAGTTTGAAGTAAAGGAGATTGAG TTGTGGGGTTTTGTCTATGCTTCCAAGTACGACGAGATGGTGGAACTGTGTCGATCCAAAAAAGCCAGGAGTTCTCAGATGGTGAACTAA